The following are from one region of the Oryzias latipes chromosome 12, ASM223467v1 genome:
- the map1b gene encoding microtubule-associated protein 1B yields the protein MATLVESAEMEVLGSSIGAASSSPSHHFNDGKFYLLVVIGEITSDDQLKCAIADIEKGIRSWDTNLIDCNLDQELKLFVSRHSARFSADVKGQRILHHKSPVLETVVLINPSDEAVSTEVRLMISDVARHKLLVLSGQCSENTGELILQSGSFSFFSFIDIFTDQEIGELLSTIHPANKANLTLSCPEQGDWKDSSLDKHNLQDFINMKINSTLILPEMEGLSEFTEYLSESVEIPSPFDLLEPPTSGGFLKLSKPCCYIFPGGRGDSALFAVNGFNMLINGGSDRKSCFWKLVRHLDRVDSILLTHIGSDNLPGINSMLQRKIAELEEEQSQGSTANSDWVKNMISPDLGVVFVNFPENLDKPEPNYRVCRTVEEAALTQQFLSRLNLRIEPLQRPVGNTIEPVVLFQKMGVGKLDMYVLNPSKNSKEMQHFMKHWTGKEKDAISILLPNGKESEFPLSYLTSISSLIVWHPANPTDKVVRVLFPGNANQDHIFDGLEKLKHLDFLKQPVVTQKSMSSSVQSVPTVKQTKMKHRTDSKESLKSTPKPSPIKAIKKESKEETSEKTKVEADHEKSHKTENKERIALKKEKSKTVEKDSKAKVDQTTLNDTLEKKKIVKKETKSLIEKKKDVKKEAAKKDDALKPEGKKDEKVKKEEAKKMIKKDIRRDSPLKEKREERREQKKDVKRPSKDVKKVASVGEDKNLKLKKDAGVPLKLKEKGKSKVTKKETKVDSKLAPSTAAAREDPEAERSVMSSPEDLTKDFEELKVEELVENDATVQQNEETQNETVIEEEVLPNKESPELLESVDEGITTTEAEGDSGETPEEQILKEKPNMSVSEKFEDEGTVLEEASEGGDYEEKGETEEVYEPQINLSPSTHDGQLIHTKVEQGVSVEGNDDVKNRNVTDDFVSPGETSKQMLFASNSPKMSSPISPAASIKDEMPPFGFESYTASDEENGDEDHTSVHTRTAVEISSVNYECTSDRTGFPFQDVGKSASGEFEKNKPSPPGDLHDVTEGQDYSHFASKVSPPTSLEEDQFHKEFPLGEKAEGFADPQPLSQQYVFDSSRPNLISSTSPIVRSPSVEYKGTFDSPLRIDAPVEISSTLAGSTKPDCASPVSPDDMTQGMANSPQSSGHTPYYQSPVDEKVGAVPQDTNDKIHGPIIVEVASDKEDSSNRDTPEPNDAEQQLSSPLEKVVSSPKTPSASECTSPIKKEMSSFDTDPKKPGEQNHSTSTLMGKHESDSNQQSSFKEESKMSISEGTTSDKSGTPLEEVVAEDTFSHLASASTASLATSSLPEPTTGSPSLHAEVGSPHSTEVDDSLSVSVVQTPTTFQEAEGSPTKEDSPRPMSISPDNSPKAKSRTQAQDAKSPEHSAMSLEFGQESPDHSLALDFSKQSPEHQSVGNSSQATENGPTEIDFSPLNVADVRASGEAKSAMDNPLFFEEADSVHATSATPSDASQSTPSVTTPCHIKEMAHAVVEKNDRSPVTPRASSLTLSPHSNQASPVLGTAPIKVGIVSVSPSFESVIVSDTQQKCDRSPSPPKASSPISCFTLSEGETLSQSMEATKCKNSATEIKSPLSPLSSQLPVSTDLNNPSSASGSKELDFTERISCSQSNTDVDLCLVTSCEYRHPKTELSPSFINPNPIEYFINEQKLLEEDKLLTKSADGPPPPGGKLTAKQCEETPPTSISESVPSQTDSDVPPGTEECPSITADANIDSEDDSETLPTDKTLTNRHADPPPVPLRDSAPTPGHHDVCMVDPEVLKAEENLHNANPDSAEKKLNKKKLSKKSSSAPGKSGVSKVKDSKTDSPKRVVEERKDAKNATNTSASKGVKSATLGAGSGKGSSLSSCPPMYMDLVYIPNHCSAKNVDVEFFKRVRSSYYVVSGSDQMGQEPSRAVLDALLEGKAQWDNSMQVTLIPTHDTDVMREWYQDSHDKQQELNIMVLASSSTVVMQDESFPACKIEM from the exons ATTCTACCTGCTGGTGGTGATCGGGGAGATCACCAGCGACGATCAGCTCAAGTGTGCCATTGCAGACATTGAAAAAG GAATCCGTTCCTGGGACACAAATCTGATCGACTGCAACCTGGACCAGGAGCTGAAGCTGTTTGTTTCCAGACACTCTGCTCGCTTTTCTGCAGATGTCAAAg GACAGAGAATTCTTCACCATAAAAGTCCTGTCCTGGAGACCGTGGTCCTGATAAACCCCTCAGATGAAGCCGTCAGCACCGAg gtTCGCTTGATGATTTCAGACGTGgccagacacaaactgctggTTCTCTCGGGGCAATGCTCTGAAAACACCGGAGAGCTGATTCTTCAGTCTGGATCTTTCTCTTTCTTCAGTTTCATTGACATATTCACAGATCAAGAG ATTGGTGAACTGCTCAGTACCATTCACCCAGCAAATAAAGCCAACCTTACACTCTCTTGCCCTGAGCAAGGCGACTGGAAAGATTCCAGTTTGGATAAACACAACCTGCAAGACTTCATTAACATGAAAATAAACTCCACTCTCATCCTCCCTGAAATGGAAGGTCTCTCAGAGTTTACGGAGTATTTGTCTGAATCAGTGGAGATCCCGTCTCCGTTTGATCTCCTGGAACCACCAACCTCAGGCGGTTTCCTAAAGCTCTCCAAACCTTGCTGCTACATTTTCCCTGGTGGTCGGGGTGACTCAGCTCTTTTTGCTGTAAATGGCTTCAACATGCTCATCAATGGTGGCTCAGACAGGAAGTCTTGTTTCTGGAAGTTAGTGAGACATCTAGACAGAGTGGACTCCATCCTCTTGACTCATATTGGCAGTGACAATCTGCCAGGCATTAATAGCATGCTGCAGAGGAAGATCGCAGAGCTTGAAGAGGAGCAGTCGCAGGGTTCGACCGCAAACAGTGACTGGGTGAAAAACATGATCTCTCCCGATCTTGGAGTTGTGTTTGTCAATTTTCCTGAAAACTTGGACAAGCCTGAACCTAACTACAGAGTTTGCAGGACTGTTGAGGAGGCAGCTTTAACCCAGCAGTTCCTCAGCAGGCTAAATTTGAGGATCGAGCCTTTGCAAAGACCTGTTGGAAACACCATAGAACCAGTCGTACTTTTTCAGAAAATGGGTGTTGGGAAACTTGATATGTATGTGCTAAACCCATCTAAGAACAGCAAGGAGATGCAGCACTTTATGAAGCACTGGACAGGAAAGGAGAAAGATGCTATTTCAATTCTACTTCCAAATGGAAAGGAATCGGAATTCCCTTTGTCTTACTTGACATCCATCTCTTCACTGATAGTGTGGCACCCTGCAAATCCCACAGACAAGGTTGTGAGAGTTCTTTTCCCTGGAAATGCCAACCAGGATCACATCTTTGATGGCTTGGAGAAGCTAAAGCACCTGGATTTTCTGAAGCAGCCAGTTGTCACTCAAAAATCAATGTCTTCAAGTGTCCAATCAGTTCCAACAGTGAAGCAAACAAAGATGAAACACAGAACAGACAGCAAAGAGAGTTTAAAATCTACCCCAAAGCCATCACCAATCAAAGCCATTAAAAAGGAGTCAAAGGAAGAAACGTCAGAAAAGACGAAGGTAGAAGCCGATCATGAGAAGTCACACAAAACTGAGAACAAAGAAAGAATTGctctgaaaaaggaaaagtcaaaGACAGTTGAGAAAGATTCAAAAGCAAAGGTGGATCAAACCACTTTGAACGATActcttgaaaaaaagaagattgttAAAAAGGAGACCAAATCTcttatagaaaagaaaaaggacgtTAAAAAggaagcagcaaaaaaagacGATGCCTTGAAACCAGAGGGTAAAAAGGATGAGAAGGTTAAAAAAGAGGAAgcaaagaaaatgataaaaaaagacatcagaAGAGATTCACCTTTGAAAGAGAAAAGGGAAGAAAGGAGAGAACAGAAGAAAGATGTAAAAAGACCatctaaagatgtgaaaaaggtAGCCAGTGTGGGTGAAGACAAGAATCTGAAGCTAAAGAAAGATGCTGGGGTTCCGTTAAAGTTGAAAGAGAAAGGAAAGTCAAAGGTCACCAAGAAGGAGACAAAGGTGGATTCCAAACTGGCACCAAGCACTGCTGCTGCCAGAGAAGATCCAGAAGCAGAACGGTCTGTGATGTCCTCACCTGAAGACCTCACGAAAGACTTTGAGGAGCTCAAAGTAGAAGAGTTAGTTGAGAATGACGCAACTGTACAACAAAACGAAGAGACGCAAAATGAAACTGTGATTGAAGAAGAGGTATTACCAAATAAAGAGTCCCCTGAGCTGTTAGAGTCGGTTGATGAGGGTATCACCACAACAGAGGCAGAAGGAGACAGTGGAGAGACTCCAGAAGAACAAATACTAAAGGAAAAACCTAATATGAGTGTTTCAGAGAAATTTGAAGATGAAGGCACTGTACTAGAAGAAGCCTCTGAGGGAGGGGATTATGAAGAGAAAGGAGAGACAGAAGAAGTTTATGAGCCACAAATAAATCTTAGTCCCTCTACACATGATGGCCAACTGATACACACCAAAGTGGAACAAGGAGTGAGTGTTGAGGGCAATGATGATgtgaaaaatagaaatgttaCAGATGACTTTGTAAGTCCAGGAGAAACCAGTAAGCAAATGCTGTTTGCATCCAATTCTCCTAAAATGTCCTCACCCATTTCTCCTGCTGCTTCCATCAAAGATGAGATGCCTCCTTTTGGCTTTGAGAGCTACACAGCTTCAGATGAAGAGAATGGGGACGAAGATCATACATCTGTCCACACTCGGACTGCTGTTGAAATCTCTAGTGTAAATTATGAATGCACAAGTGATAGGACAGGATTTCCATTTCAGGATGTTGGAAAATCTGCATCTGgagagtttgaaaaaaacaagccGTCCCCACCTGGGGATTTACATGATGTCACAGAAGGCCAAGACTACAGTCATTTTGCCTCCAAAGTATCACCGCCGACATCACTGGAGGAAGATCAATTTCATAAAGAGTTTCCGCTAGGGGAAAAGGCTGAAGGATTTGCTGATCCTCAGCCATTATCACAGCAATATGTTTTTGACTCATCCAGACCAAATCTAATATCCTCAACATCACCTATTGTCCGTTCTCCATCTGTAGAATATAAGGGCACATTTGATTCCCCATTAAGAATTGATGCTCCAGTAGAAATATCCTCCACATTGGCAGGGAGCACCAAACCGGACTGTGCTTCCCCAGTAAGCCCTGACGACATGACACAGGGCATGGCCAATTCACCTCAGTCATCTGGTCACACACCTTACTATCAGTCCCCAGTAGATGAAAAAGTTGGAGCTGTACCACAAGATACTAATGATAAAATCCATGGCCCAATCATTGTGGAGGTCGCAAGTGATAAAGAGGACTCCTCTAACAGAGATACCCCTGAACCAAATGATGCAGAACAGCAACTATCTTCTCCATTAGAGAAGGTGGTTTCCTCCCCAAAGACCCCATCTGCTTCTGAGTGTACATCCCCAATAAAGAAGGAAATGTCATCCTTTGATACAGATCCTAAAAAACCCGGAGAACAAAACCATTCAACATCTACATTGATGGGCAAACATGAGTCTGACAGCAATCAacaatcatcttttaaagaaGAGAGTAAAATGTCTATTTCTGAGGGTACCACATCAGACAAGTCTGGAACACCACTGGAAGAAGTAGTGGCAGaagacacattttcacatctAGCTTCAGCCTCTACAGCATCCCTTGCCACCAGCTCACTGCCAGAGCCAACTACTGGTTCACCCTCTCTTCATGCTGAAGTGGGGTCTCCTCACTCAACAGAGGTAGATGACTCTTTGTCTGTCTCAGTGGTTCAAACACCAACTACTTTCCAAGAGGCTGAAGGATCCCCAACCAAAGAAGACAGTCCAAGGCCCATGTCAATCTCCCCAGACAACTCACCTAAAGCAAAAAGCAGAACACAGGCACAAGATGCAAAGTCCCCAGAGCATTCTGCCATGTCATTGGAGTTTGGCCAGGAATCCCCTGACCACTCTTTAGCCCTTGACTTCAGTAAGCAATCTCCAGAGCATCAGTCGGTGGGTAACAGCTCACAAGCCACAGAGAATGGTCCTACTGAGATTGACTTCAGTCCATTAAATGTTGCAGATGTGAGAGCCTCTGGAGAGGCCAAGTCTGCAATGGACAACCCTTTGTTTTTTGAAGAAGCAGATTCAGTTCATGCTACTTCTGCAACCCCATCAGATGCATCCCAGTCCACACCATCTGTAACTACTCCATGTCATATAAAAGAGATGGCACATGCTGTGGTGGAAAAAAACGATAGATCCCCAGTTACCCCAAGGGCATCTTCCCTCACCCTTTCTCCCCACTCTAACCAAGCATCCCCAGTGCTAGGAACTGCCCCAATCAAAGTCGGAATTGTTTCCGTTTCACCATCTTTTGAAAGCGTAATTGTTTCTGACACACAGCAGAAATGTGACCGTTCACCCTCACCTCCAAAAGCCTCTTCACCAATCTCTTGTTTTACTCTTTCTGAAGGGGAGACGCTTTCCCAGTCAATGGAAGCTACAAAGTGCAAAAATTCTGCAACTGAAATAAAATCCCCTTTATCTCCTTTATCTTCCCAGCTACCAGTGTCCACTGACCTAAATAATCCTAGTTCTGCTAGTGGCTCAAAAGAGCTGGACTTCACAGAAAGAATCTCCTGTTCACAATCCAATACTGATGTAGACCTCTGCCTGGTCACTTCCTGTGAGTATCGTCACCCTAAGACCGAATTGTCACCGTCTTTCATCAACCCCAACCCTATAGAGTACTTCATCAATGAACAAAAACTTCTGGAAGAGGACAAGCTTCTGACCAAATCCGCAGatggccccccaccccctgggGGTAAACTCACTGCTAAACAATGTGAAGAAACCCCGCCCACATCTATTAGTGAATCTGTTCCCTCCCAGACGGACTCAGATGTTCCCCCAGGAACAGAAGAATGCCCCTCCATCACAGCGGATGCAAACATTGACTCTGAAGACGACTCTGAGACCCTGCCTACCGATAAAACTCTAACTAACAGGCATGCTGACCCTCCTCCGGTGCCACTCAGGGACTCTGCCCCAACGCCTGGTCACCATGATGTCTGCATGGTGGACCCAGAGGTTCTGAAGGCTGAAGAAAACCTTCACAATGCCAATCCAGATAGTGCAGAGAAGAAGTTAAATAAGAAGAAGCTGTCAAAGAAATCCTCATCAGCCCCTGGGAAGAGTGGTGTGTCTAAAGTTAAGGATTCAAAGACGGATTCTCCAAAGAGGGTtgtggaagaaagaaaagatgccaaaaatgcaacaaatacATCTGCATCAAAAGGTGTAAAAAGTGCCACATTAG GTGCTGGTAGTGGAAAGGGGTCATCTCTATCCAGCTGTCCTCCCATGTACATGGATTTGGTTTACATCCCCAATCACTGCAGTGCCAAAAATGTGGACGTTGAGTTCTTTAAACGTGTTCGGTCCTCTTACTATGTGGTCAGTGGCAGCGACCAGATGGGTCAGGAGCCTAGTCGGGCTGTCCTTGATGCCTTGCTGGAAGGAAAGGCACAGTGGGACAATAGCATGCAA GTCACTCTAATTCCAACCCATGACACAGATGTGATGAGGGAGTGGTACCAGGACAGCCATGACAAGCAGCAGGAGCTGAACATTATGGTCCTAGCCAGCAGCAGCACGGTTGTCATGCAGGACGAGTCCTTCCCTGCTTGTAAAATAGAGATGTAG